From Anaerohalosphaera lusitana, one genomic window encodes:
- the ggt gene encoding gamma-glutamyltransferase produces MRYVWAVLVGVLLAGSAFGYDRIAGKKFAGRSEVIAEHGMACTSHPLATQAAVDILQKGGSAVDAAIAANACLGLMEPTGSGIGGDLFAIVWDAKTKRLYGLNASGRSPKSLTLEYFGENGIEDIPAFGPLPVSVPGCVDGWFELHDRFGKLDMEDVLKPAIGYAREGFPVTEVIAYYWGHNAKILEEYAGFAEVFMPGGKAPEEGEIFRNPYLADTLEKIAEGGRDVFYEGEIARKIAEYMEEQGGFLSYEDLASHESEWVEPVSVNYRGYDVWELPPNGQGIAALQMLQVLEGYELAEYGFGSSEYLHLLIEAKKLAFEDRAKFYSDPAFNDLPVAELISDEYAVKRRGLIDMDKAADAYPAGNFAEHGDTVYLTTADEAGNMVSLIQSNYRGMGSGMTPGKLGFVLQDRGELFSLDEGHYNCYAPGKRPFHTIIPGFVTKDGEPWMGFGVMGGAMQPQGHVQVLVNMIDFGMGLQEAGDAPRMRHGGSSQPTGEEMADGGVVYLESGFDDATVEGLKAKGHMIESSRGGYGGYQAIRRDAENGVYHGASESRKDGQAGGY; encoded by the coding sequence ATGCGATATGTATGGGCGGTTTTGGTCGGGGTTTTGCTTGCGGGGTCAGCGTTTGGGTATGATCGAATAGCGGGTAAGAAGTTTGCGGGCAGAAGTGAGGTTATCGCTGAGCACGGGATGGCGTGTACTTCGCATCCGCTGGCGACGCAAGCGGCGGTTGATATTCTGCAGAAAGGCGGCAGTGCGGTGGATGCGGCGATCGCGGCGAACGCGTGTCTGGGGCTGATGGAGCCTACGGGGAGCGGGATCGGGGGAGACTTGTTCGCGATAGTGTGGGATGCGAAGACGAAGCGGCTTTATGGGCTGAATGCGAGCGGGCGGAGTCCAAAGAGTTTGACGCTGGAGTATTTCGGGGAGAACGGGATAGAGGACATACCGGCGTTCGGGCCTTTGCCGGTTTCGGTGCCGGGGTGCGTGGACGGGTGGTTCGAGCTGCATGACAGATTTGGCAAGCTGGATATGGAGGATGTGCTCAAGCCAGCGATAGGTTATGCGCGGGAGGGTTTTCCGGTGACGGAGGTTATAGCGTACTATTGGGGACACAACGCAAAGATACTGGAGGAGTATGCGGGGTTTGCGGAGGTTTTCATGCCGGGCGGGAAGGCGCCGGAAGAGGGTGAGATATTTCGCAATCCTTATCTTGCGGATACGCTGGAGAAGATAGCCGAAGGCGGGCGGGATGTGTTTTATGAGGGTGAGATCGCGCGGAAGATCGCGGAGTATATGGAAGAGCAAGGTGGATTTTTGAGCTATGAGGATCTGGCGAGCCATGAGTCGGAATGGGTGGAGCCGGTGAGTGTGAATTATCGTGGGTACGACGTGTGGGAGCTGCCGCCGAACGGTCAGGGGATCGCAGCGCTGCAGATGCTGCAGGTTCTGGAGGGGTACGAGCTGGCGGAGTACGGGTTCGGCAGTTCGGAGTATCTGCATTTACTGATCGAGGCGAAGAAGCTGGCGTTCGAGGATCGGGCGAAGTTTTATTCGGATCCGGCGTTCAATGACTTGCCGGTGGCGGAGCTGATCTCGGATGAGTACGCGGTGAAGAGGCGGGGGCTGATCGACATGGACAAGGCGGCGGATGCGTATCCGGCGGGGAATTTCGCTGAGCATGGGGATACGGTTTATCTGACGACGGCGGACGAGGCGGGGAACATGGTGTCGCTGATACAGAGCAACTATCGGGGGATGGGCAGCGGGATGACGCCGGGGAAGCTGGGATTTGTGCTGCAGGATCGCGGGGAGCTGTTCAGCCTGGATGAGGGACATTATAACTGCTATGCGCCGGGGAAGCGGCCGTTCCATACGATCATACCGGGGTTCGTTACGAAGGACGGTGAGCCTTGGATGGGCTTTGGTGTGATGGGCGGAGCGATGCAGCCGCAGGGGCATGTGCAGGTGCTGGTGAATATGATCGATTTCGGGATGGGGCTGCAGGAGGCGGGGGATGCGCCGCGGATGAGGCATGGCGGGTCGAGTCAGCCGACTGGTGAGGAGATGGCGGACGGCGGGGTTGTGTACCTGGAGAGCGGGTTTGATGATGCGACGGTTGAGGGGCTGAAGGCGAAGGGGCACATGATCGAATCCAGCCGGGGCGGATACGGCGGGTATCAGGCGATCCGGC
- a CDS encoding M48 family metallopeptidase produces the protein MNLRNCLLALVLALILPTLTACTEAPITGRSQFIMVSDASMLSASQESYAEFLETNELSDNTEQTAVVKRIGKDIQNAVETWAQDTGQTDLLENYEWEFNLVQSDQVNAWCMPGGKIVVYTGMFPVAETEAGLATIMGHEVAHAIARHGAEQVTSNMVVGAGGALLAAAFNDDEPGDPNSTDGGYSDEQIAMISYGILTQVGLLLPHSRTQEREADHLGLIYMAMAGYNPEKAPELWQRMADRGKSSSGLLKSFETILSTHPTNEERIINLRDLAPDAMRYYRNAPTRHEDKKLPLTPEQTAETEPADAQTPEPQT, from the coding sequence ATGAACCTGAGGAATTGTCTGCTCGCACTCGTACTCGCACTCATCCTGCCCACTCTCACCGCCTGCACCGAGGCCCCCATCACCGGGCGCAGCCAGTTCATCATGGTCTCAGACGCTTCCATGCTCTCCGCCAGCCAGGAATCATACGCCGAGTTCCTCGAAACTAATGAACTCAGTGACAACACCGAACAGACCGCCGTCGTAAAACGGATCGGCAAAGACATCCAGAACGCAGTCGAAACCTGGGCTCAGGACACCGGCCAAACGGACCTGCTCGAAAACTACGAATGGGAATTCAACCTCGTCCAAAGCGACCAGGTGAACGCATGGTGCATGCCCGGCGGTAAGATCGTCGTCTACACCGGCATGTTCCCCGTCGCCGAAACCGAAGCCGGCCTGGCAACCATCATGGGCCACGAAGTCGCCCACGCCATCGCACGTCACGGTGCCGAACAGGTCACTTCCAATATGGTCGTCGGCGCAGGCGGTGCACTCCTCGCCGCTGCATTCAATGACGACGAACCCGGCGACCCCAACAGCACCGACGGCGGCTACTCCGACGAGCAGATCGCCATGATCTCCTACGGCATCCTGACACAGGTCGGACTCCTCCTGCCCCACAGCCGAACTCAGGAACGCGAAGCCGACCACCTCGGCCTCATCTACATGGCGATGGCCGGCTACAACCCCGAAAAGGCTCCCGAACTCTGGCAGCGAATGGCAGACCGCGGCAAATCCTCCTCCGGCCTGCTAAAATCCTTCGAGACCATCCTCTCCACGCACCCCACCAATGAAGAGCGCATAATAAACCTCCGCGACCTCGCCCCCGACGCAATGCGTTATTACCGAAACGCACCCACCCGGCACGAAGACAAAAAACTCCCCCTGACACCAGAACAGACGGCAGAAACAGAACCCGCAGACGCACAAACCCCCGAACCGCAAACCTGA
- a CDS encoding carbon-nitrogen hydrolase family protein, translating into MLKIATCQFAVTGDVDHNAGHIESFVRQAGEEGADLVHLSECCLSGYAGVDHETLEGFDWEHLRDRTRAIMELAKEKQVWVALGSMHELSAGNKPHNCMYLIGPDGKIHDRYDKRFCTEIELPFYTPGDRAVTFELKGVTCALLICFDLRFPEIYRDLYKRGVQFVIQSFYNARQKGPSVHTDIMRQTMQCRAATNFFWISMNNSSAWYSPYPSCFIRPDGKIVKELEWHRDQMMINEVNTDIELYDPMKDFRDIAVAGNLTNGPETIDDPRSKNVTEL; encoded by the coding sequence ATGCTTAAGATAGCGACGTGTCAGTTTGCGGTTACTGGGGATGTGGATCATAATGCGGGGCATATCGAGAGTTTTGTTCGGCAGGCGGGGGAAGAGGGTGCGGACCTGGTGCATCTTAGTGAGTGCTGTCTGAGCGGGTATGCGGGGGTGGATCATGAGACGCTGGAGGGGTTTGACTGGGAGCATCTTCGGGACCGGACGCGGGCGATCATGGAGCTTGCGAAGGAGAAGCAGGTGTGGGTGGCGCTTGGGAGCATGCATGAGCTGAGCGCGGGGAACAAGCCGCACAATTGTATGTATCTGATCGGGCCGGACGGGAAGATTCACGACAGGTATGACAAGCGGTTCTGTACGGAGATCGAGCTGCCGTTCTATACTCCGGGGGATCGGGCGGTTACGTTTGAGCTCAAAGGCGTGACGTGTGCGCTGCTGATATGTTTTGATCTGCGGTTTCCGGAGATTTACCGGGACCTTTACAAGAGGGGCGTGCAGTTCGTGATACAGTCGTTTTACAATGCGCGGCAGAAGGGTCCGAGTGTGCATACGGATATTATGCGGCAGACGATGCAGTGCCGAGCGGCGACGAACTTTTTCTGGATCAGCATGAACAACAGCAGTGCGTGGTACAGTCCGTATCCATCGTGTTTTATTAGGCCGGACGGGAAGATCGTGAAGGAGCTGGAGTGGCACCGTGATCAGATGATGATCAATGAGGTGAATACGGATATCGAGCTATACGATCCGATGAAGGATTTTCGCGATATTGCGGTTGCGGGGAATCTGACGAACGGGCCGGAGACGATTGATGATCCGCGGTCGAAGAACGTGACGGAGCTGTAG
- a CDS encoding PEP-CTERM sorting domain-containing protein translates to MRIFVCLVAAVCLAAAGSASADLVVISGNTSSSADAYVNGGSSDFFSDSATVSPSGGSTSSFATSMGTIDDPGDPGDPGDPGDPGMWTVEGGPMGDAMGDVSLTVGDNSFSLMGNSHAGITTGPGNASASAQITFLFELTEESDLAITAFNDFSNSNFEISASSSLYLRDSANQNIISLTSQYSNLDVTVRLDAGIYSVYGTTSSDADIYTPVSQMMWDASGGFEMDVTATTVPEPATVSMLGLGLLGVLRRRRR, encoded by the coding sequence ATGAGAATTTTTGTGTGTTTAGTGGCAGCAGTGTGTCTTGCGGCAGCGGGTTCAGCATCCGCAGATCTGGTTGTGATAAGCGGCAACACGTCCTCTTCGGCAGATGCCTATGTCAACGGCGGTTCGTCGGACTTTTTTTCTGATTCAGCGACTGTTTCTCCGAGCGGCGGTTCGACCTCTTCATTCGCCACTTCTATGGGGACAATAGATGATCCCGGCGATCCCGGCGATCCCGGCGACCCTGGCGACCCTGGGATGTGGACCGTCGAGGGTGGTCCGATGGGCGATGCGATGGGTGACGTTTCTCTGACGGTGGGCGACAACAGCTTTTCTCTGATGGGCAACAGCCATGCAGGCATTACCACCGGGCCAGGGAATGCTTCGGCCAGCGCTCAGATAACATTTCTTTTCGAACTGACGGAAGAGTCCGATCTGGCGATTACTGCATTTAACGACTTCAGCAACTCGAATTTTGAGATTTCAGCTTCTTCAAGCCTTTACCTTCGTGATTCAGCGAACCAAAATATTATATCGCTGACAAGTCAGTACAGTAATCTTGACGTTACTGTCAGACTGGATGCGGGGATTTATAGTGTTTACGGTACGACCAGTTCTGATGCTGATATCTATACGCCTGTCAGTCAGATGATGTGGGACGCAAGCGGCGGTTTCGAAATGGATGTGACCGCGACGACGGTTCCTGAGCCTGCAACTGTTTCGATGCTTGGGCTTGGACTGCTGGGCGTTTTGAGACGCAGACGCAGGTAA
- the argC gene encoding N-acetyl-gamma-glutamyl-phosphate reductase: MVRVAIVGASGYTGVESIEILLRHEQAEVTYLSAMTETGRVDEIFGRLRGRCELEVEHLDFNKLGEVADVVLCCLPHKVAMGYVPKMLDMGLKVVDFSADYRLRDLEAYEKFYKVEHTDRANVAKAAFGLPELFRSKIEGAQLVANPGCYPTGAMLAVAPLLKNGYIETSGMAVNSVSGASGAGKKPSKLCHYPNLNENLVPYGVGTHRHMPEMEQIASEVAGTDVELLFQPHIGAFDRGILSTVYCDPTRELSNDDLADIYRAFYKRERFVSVLGQPPAVKNVAGTNYCQVFATAVKGKIVCFSVIDNLVKGASGQAVQNMNIVCGFDEAMGLV; encoded by the coding sequence ATGGTACGTGTTGCGATAGTTGGTGCTAGCGGATATACGGGTGTTGAGTCGATCGAGATACTTTTGCGGCATGAGCAGGCGGAGGTGACGTATCTGAGCGCGATGACGGAGACGGGGAGGGTGGACGAGATATTCGGGCGGCTGCGGGGGCGGTGCGAGCTGGAGGTGGAACATCTGGACTTTAATAAGCTGGGGGAGGTGGCGGACGTGGTGCTGTGCTGTCTTCCGCACAAGGTAGCGATGGGATATGTGCCGAAGATGCTGGATATGGGGTTGAAGGTGGTGGATTTCAGTGCGGATTATCGGCTGCGGGATCTGGAGGCGTATGAGAAGTTTTACAAGGTGGAGCATACGGATCGGGCGAATGTGGCGAAGGCGGCGTTCGGGCTGCCCGAACTGTTCAGGAGCAAGATAGAAGGCGCTCAGTTGGTGGCAAATCCGGGGTGTTATCCGACGGGGGCGATGCTAGCGGTTGCGCCGCTGCTGAAGAACGGGTATATCGAGACGAGCGGGATGGCGGTGAATTCGGTTTCGGGTGCGAGCGGGGCCGGTAAGAAGCCGTCGAAGCTGTGTCATTATCCGAATCTGAATGAGAATCTGGTGCCGTACGGGGTGGGGACGCATCGACATATGCCGGAGATGGAGCAGATCGCGAGCGAGGTGGCGGGGACGGATGTGGAGCTGCTGTTCCAGCCGCATATCGGGGCGTTTGACCGGGGGATCCTGTCGACGGTTTACTGTGATCCGACGCGGGAGTTGAGCAATGACGATCTGGCGGATATTTACCGGGCGTTCTATAAGCGGGAGCGGTTCGTGAGCGTGCTGGGGCAGCCGCCGGCTGTGAAGAATGTGGCGGGGACGAATTACTGCCAGGTTTTCGCGACGGCTGTGAAGGGCAAGATCGTGTGCTTTTCGGTGATCGACAATCTGGTCAAGGGCGCGAGCGGGCAGGCGGTGCAGAACATGAACATCGTATGCGGTTTCGATGAGGCGATGGGGCTGGTGTAA
- the rpsI gene encoding 30S ribosomal protein S9, producing MAENTNGSPLIDPAIVAENLGLDKKEATEEKKQKKTGPDQGGFYWGTGRRKSSVARVRVKPGSGKLEINGKELIEYFRLKKDQELVLAPLQAAKGEKSFDVFVNVKGGGTTGQSGAVRLGIARALATYDDGLLPVLRDGGHLTRDSRMVERKKPGQVGARRSFQFSKR from the coding sequence ATGGCTGAAAACACAAACGGCAGTCCGCTGATAGATCCGGCAATCGTGGCAGAGAATCTTGGACTTGACAAGAAGGAAGCCACTGAAGAGAAGAAACAGAAGAAGACCGGCCCAGACCAGGGTGGTTTTTATTGGGGCACGGGCAGACGTAAGAGCAGTGTTGCCAGAGTACGGGTCAAGCCGGGCAGCGGCAAGCTCGAGATCAACGGCAAAGAGCTGATAGAATACTTCAGACTCAAGAAGGACCAGGAGCTGGTTCTTGCACCTTTGCAGGCTGCTAAGGGCGAGAAGTCTTTTGACGTGTTCGTAAACGTCAAGGGCGGCGGCACGACGGGTCAGTCCGGTGCGGTTCGTCTTGGTATTGCAAGAGCGCTGGCAACTTATGATGATGGGCTTTTGCCTGTTCTGCGTGACGGCGGACACCTTACACGTGACAGCCGTATGGTTGAACGTAAGAAGCCTGGTCAGGTTGGTGCACGCCGGAGCTTCCAGTTCTCGAAGCGTTAA
- the rplM gene encoding 50S ribosomal protein L13, which produces MKSYVAKKEEVARSWKLVDAEGQILGRLASKVAMILMGKTKPTYTPNVDTGDYVVIVNAEKVKVTGNKELKKEYDRFSGYPGGRKVSSYAEVLERHPERILTNAIRLMLPKNRLGKEMLDKLKVYAGPEHNHSAQKPEKIEL; this is translated from the coding sequence ATGAAGTCGTACGTAGCGAAAAAAGAAGAAGTTGCTCGTAGCTGGAAGCTGGTCGACGCTGAGGGGCAGATCCTCGGGCGTCTGGCATCCAAGGTTGCGATGATACTGATGGGTAAGACGAAGCCCACGTATACTCCGAATGTTGACACTGGTGATTATGTAGTCATCGTGAACGCCGAGAAGGTGAAAGTCACCGGCAACAAGGAGTTGAAAAAGGAATACGACCGCTTCAGCGGTTATCCCGGCGGGCGTAAGGTATCGAGCTATGCTGAGGTACTCGAACGGCATCCCGAGCGGATCCTGACGAATGCAATACGCCTGATGCTTCCTAAGAACAGGCTGGGCAAGGAAATGCTGGACAAGCTGAAGGTATACGCTGGTCCTGAGCATAATCATTCGGCACAGAAACCCGAAAAGATTGAACTATAG
- a CDS encoding vitamin B12-dependent ribonucleotide reductase, with translation MAEGISRDKSKDGSFAGFEPWKDSSSGKNDGLKVGRTFSDPSVHPFDELEWDKREAKIAGDNGEVIFEQKDVEVPKKWSQLAAKVVVSKYFYGDHETGERENSVKQLIHRVCRTIADRGKQDGYFASDEDAENFYHELTWLCVNQYGAFNSPVWFNVGLYDVYGVEGSKHNFYWDAKKGKAVECPNSYKYPQASACFIQSVDDSMEDIMRLAKSEAMLFKHGSGTGTDLSTLRSSKEKLSGGGKPSGPLSFMRVFDQIAGVIKSGGKTRRAAKMQSLMVTHPDIREFITCKTEEEKKAWALIEEGYQGEMNSEAYSSVMFQNANLSVRVTDNFMDAVQKDAKWETVSVTTGEKVQEHRAAELWELIAEGTRVCGDPGLQYHTTINKWHTCPNSGPINASNPCSEYMFVNDSACNLASLNLMKFRTEDGSFDIERFKEAVRIYIIAQEILVDNGSYPEARITENSHKFRPLGLGFANLGSLIMSMALPYDSDEGRAWAGAIGAIMTGTAYSASAELAGIKGAFDEYEKNKDPMLKVIGMHRERAYNIPTVHCPEYLVNAAKDAWDDAISAGSKYGFRNAQATVLAPTGTIGFMMDCDTTGVEPDIALVKYKLLAGGGMFKIVNRTVPMALEALGYSAEEIKKICDTIDQDDTIETSDVLNEEHLPVFDCAFQARKGKRYIHYLAHLRMMAAVQPFISGAISKTINMPHESTTEQIMEAYMEGWKLGLKAVAIYRDGSKRMQPVNTDDKSKKKEKKAVAEEAPVAKPYRRRLPETRQSLTHKFSVAGHEGYLTVGLYEDGQPGELFITMAKEGSTVGGLMDVIGTCVSMSLQYGVPLVTLVDKFRHARFEPAGMTSNRDIPFAKSLIDYIFCWLGCQFIPGYAEKNTPNRPKQSKSAKKEGATAKQIVEKTKDLAKKIDEAKAIKKDGGSEKAKKPAEPRDKDGKGVKPEGPRFTDSIADKAVAAVSTVVKDGNGDGEAGVMQQFNSQFEHFQDDAPACDVCGSLTVRNGTCYKCFNCGNSMGCS, from the coding sequence ATGGCCGAAGGGATTTCCAGAGACAAGAGCAAGGACGGGAGCTTTGCCGGTTTTGAGCCGTGGAAAGACAGTTCAAGCGGTAAAAACGACGGTTTGAAGGTGGGGCGCACTTTTTCCGACCCAAGTGTTCATCCGTTTGATGAACTGGAGTGGGATAAGAGAGAGGCGAAGATCGCAGGTGATAACGGCGAGGTGATCTTCGAACAGAAGGACGTCGAGGTTCCTAAGAAGTGGAGCCAGTTGGCGGCGAAAGTGGTCGTGAGCAAGTATTTTTACGGCGATCATGAGACCGGCGAGCGTGAGAACTCGGTAAAGCAGCTTATACACAGGGTCTGCAGGACGATAGCGGACCGGGGTAAGCAGGATGGGTATTTTGCGAGCGACGAGGATGCTGAGAATTTTTATCACGAACTGACATGGCTTTGCGTTAATCAGTACGGCGCGTTCAATTCGCCGGTATGGTTCAACGTGGGGCTGTATGACGTATATGGAGTCGAGGGGAGCAAGCATAATTTTTACTGGGACGCCAAGAAGGGCAAGGCTGTAGAGTGCCCGAACAGTTATAAGTATCCGCAGGCGTCGGCGTGCTTTATTCAGTCGGTCGATGACTCGATGGAAGACATCATGCGGCTGGCGAAGAGCGAGGCGATGCTGTTCAAGCATGGTTCGGGTACGGGTACTGATCTGTCGACGCTTCGCAGCAGCAAGGAGAAGCTGAGCGGCGGGGGCAAGCCGAGCGGACCGTTGAGCTTTATGCGGGTGTTCGATCAGATCGCGGGCGTTATCAAGTCGGGCGGTAAGACAAGGCGTGCTGCGAAGATGCAGTCGCTGATGGTGACGCACCCTGATATTCGTGAATTCATCACGTGCAAGACCGAAGAAGAGAAGAAGGCGTGGGCCCTGATCGAGGAAGGTTACCAGGGTGAGATGAACAGCGAAGCGTACAGCAGCGTTATGTTCCAGAACGCGAATCTGTCGGTCCGGGTGACGGACAACTTCATGGATGCCGTGCAGAAGGACGCAAAGTGGGAGACTGTCTCGGTTACGACGGGCGAGAAGGTTCAGGAGCATCGGGCGGCGGAGCTTTGGGAGCTTATCGCGGAAGGTACGCGTGTGTGCGGTGATCCGGGGCTGCAATATCATACGACGATCAATAAATGGCATACTTGTCCGAACAGCGGGCCGATCAATGCGTCGAATCCGTGCAGCGAGTATATGTTCGTGAACGACTCGGCGTGCAACCTTGCGTCGCTGAATCTGATGAAGTTCCGTACGGAAGACGGCTCGTTCGATATCGAGCGATTCAAGGAGGCTGTTCGCATCTATATTATAGCGCAGGAGATCCTGGTCGATAACGGCAGTTATCCGGAGGCGAGGATCACCGAGAACAGCCATAAGTTCAGGCCGCTGGGGCTTGGATTCGCGAACCTGGGCAGTCTGATCATGAGCATGGCGCTGCCTTACGATTCGGATGAGGGCAGAGCGTGGGCAGGTGCTATCGGCGCGATCATGACCGGTACGGCTTACAGCGCGAGTGCTGAGCTGGCGGGAATCAAGGGTGCGTTCGATGAGTACGAAAAGAACAAGGACCCGATGCTGAAGGTTATCGGGATGCACCGCGAGCGGGCGTATAACATCCCGACGGTGCACTGTCCGGAGTACCTGGTCAACGCGGCGAAGGATGCGTGGGACGATGCTATCTCGGCGGGGAGCAAGTACGGTTTCCGCAATGCACAGGCGACGGTTCTGGCGCCGACGGGTACGATCGGGTTCATGATGGACTGCGATACGACTGGTGTTGAGCCGGACATCGCGCTGGTGAAGTATAAGCTGCTGGCGGGCGGCGGAATGTTCAAGATCGTGAACAGGACGGTGCCGATGGCGCTGGAGGCGCTGGGGTACAGTGCCGAGGAGATCAAGAAGATCTGCGATACGATCGATCAGGACGATACGATCGAGACGTCGGATGTGCTCAACGAAGAGCATCTGCCGGTGTTCGACTGTGCGTTCCAGGCTCGCAAGGGTAAGCGTTATATCCATTATCTTGCACATCTGCGGATGATGGCGGCGGTTCAGCCGTTCATCAGCGGTGCGATAAGCAAGACGATCAATATGCCGCACGAGAGCACGACCGAGCAGATCATGGAAGCGTACATGGAAGGCTGGAAGCTGGGGCTCAAGGCGGTTGCGATCTATCGTGACGGCAGTAAGCGGATGCAGCCGGTTAATACGGACGACAAGAGCAAGAAGAAGGAAAAGAAGGCCGTGGCGGAAGAGGCTCCGGTGGCGAAGCCTTACAGAAGGCGACTGCCTGAGACGCGTCAGAGTTTGACGCACAAGTTCAGCGTTGCGGGCCATGAAGGTTATCTTACGGTGGGGCTATATGAGGACGGACAGCCCGGTGAGTTGTTTATCACAATGGCCAAGGAAGGCAGCACCGTTGGGGGACTGATGGACGTGATCGGGACTTGTGTTTCGATGTCGCTGCAGTATGGTGTGCCGCTAGTGACGCTGGTGGACAAGTTCAGGCATGCGAGGTTCGAGCCTGCGGGTATGACGTCGAACCGTGATATTCCGTTCGCGAAGAGTCTGATCGACTATATATTCTGCTGGCTGGGCTGTCAGTTCATTCCGGGTTATGCCGAGAAGAACACGCCTAACCGACCGAAGCAGAGTAAGTCAGCAAAAAAAGAAGGCGCCACCGCCAAGCAGATAGTGGAGAAGACGAAGGATCTGGCGAAGAAGATCGATGAGGCTAAGGCCATCAAGAAGGACGGCGGGTCCGAGAAGGCGAAAAAGCCTGCCGAGCCCAGGGACAAGGACGGCAAGGGTGTGAAGCCTGAGGGTCCGAGGTTCACCGATTCGATCGCTGACAAGGCGGTGGCTGCAGTGAGTACGGTGGTCAAGGACGGAAACGGCGACGGCGAGGCTGGTGTGATGCAGCAGTTTAACAGCCAGTTCGAGCATTTCCAGGACGATGCGCCAGCTTGTGATGTTTGCGGATCGCTTACGGTTCGTAACGGCACGTGTTATAAGTGCTTCAACTGCGGCAACAGCATGGGCTGCAGTTAA
- a CDS encoding PEP-CTERM sorting domain-containing protein, which produces MKRSILLLFVVMFAVSAQAGVSLTTTGNSDGMSRYYRTAGWSPYTSYSEGNITDTVLNGQKDQSYPDYWAYVPVLEFNMSDYNGTAAEITAATLNVYMPTAGSGTIGVKYAGEADGVIDYDSRSGTKIAEFNAATTVGWYTLDVTDQIKEAVENSYGWVGFVIDPDSYGDQVNVAAYESGNGASIMVVPEPATMLLLGIGGLATVRRKKAV; this is translated from the coding sequence ATGAAAAGATCGATTTTACTATTGTTTGTTGTGATGTTTGCAGTTTCGGCACAGGCTGGAGTTTCGTTGACAACCACAGGCAACAGTGACGGCATGTCGAGGTATTACCGCACGGCTGGGTGGAGTCCGTATACCAGTTACAGCGAGGGGAACATTACTGACACTGTCCTGAACGGGCAAAAAGACCAGTCATACCCTGATTACTGGGCGTACGTTCCGGTTCTGGAGTTTAATATGAGCGACTATAATGGTACGGCTGCCGAGATCACAGCGGCCACGCTCAATGTTTACATGCCAACTGCCGGCAGCGGCACGATCGGTGTCAAATATGCAGGCGAAGCTGACGGCGTTATAGACTACGACAGCAGGAGCGGAACGAAGATCGCGGAATTCAATGCGGCGACCACCGTAGGATGGTACACGCTGGATGTAACAGATCAGATCAAGGAAGCGGTAGAGAATAGTTACGGCTGGGTTGGTTTCGTGATCGATCCTGATTCTTACGGTGATCAGGTGAATGTGGCCGCATATGAGTCCGGCAACGGTGCGAGCATTATGGTAGTTCCGGAACCTGCGACGATGCTGCTGCTTGGCATTGGCGGGCTGGCGACTGTTCGGAGGAAGAAGGCGGTTTAG